tttttctttcaaaaaatggACCTAATTTACCTCGATGCGATAATTACTTGTAATTTGTTTATGATTTATCTTAGTGAATCATTTGTATATTGATAGATAATCTGGGTGTAAAGACTCTTTTACAATTTGGTGAGTATTCAATctttaatttatctaaaaaatttatgtatataaaaaagaCTGATTTGTAACAAAGTTATACCATTTACATTTGCTTAAGTAGTGGATTGGTAGATGAAATGAGATTCTTATTTAAATTGTTGGATTAGTAACAAAGTTTTTATATTTACGACTAGATCTAAATTCACATCTTTAAAAGAGTTCAATCCTTATTAATTGAgtcaatatttattatatttattatgttatactctttaatagttttcatttatattataacaaaaataaaattaaaatcaacctATATATACTCctctattttgtatttaagaaaaattcctattaaaatatttttacataactatttaaataaatattttatttatcaacatACCTGATACAATAACTTTGTATACATATGATTCCAGGCAAGTTCTAGTGTACAGTGTGCTATGGCTGGTATCctgcataaattattttaaatccttggatataataataaaataattaagggtgTAGATCTTGAGGTTGTACCATGTAACACAAAGcatgtcataatatttttttccaattgataattttcttttttatcgcaaagctttctccctctctttcaATTTCTCTGTCTTCTTTTTCAGATTCGCTCCACCACAGTCCCTTCTTCCGCACTCTCCTCCGCCTCGGAACTGTCGCTGAGAACGTTCACCACCACCACGTTCATGACCTCTCCTACATGACATCCAACCACACGCCCTCCATGGTGCTTTCCGTTTTAGGGAAGGGTGAGAGTAGACGCGAAGGACACCATTTTCGAATCGTCTTCTCCTCGTAGTGGTCACAAATCTGGTCAGGACAATTGCACTAGCAGCGCTGTGAGTGAGTGATAGGAAACGAAGaagaaaggagagagagagagtgaaagaCAAAGAATAGGTCGATGCCGCACGGAGCGACCAGAAAGGGCTGCGATGGTGGCTCATGAAGTTTTCCGGCGACAAATGTTTTCCccttttcttatgtttttttccTCTGTTTGTTGTCTCTTTGGTTGCATACTGTTATGGTGATTTTCTTTTTAGCAAATGGTGACAGTGAGgatgaattgattttattttttttacatatgcaaagctataaaaaatttgacgaaaaacaaaaacattaaacactaaaaaatcaatgttttttGTAGTTGCTATGATTTCAAACTTTGTCAAAGTCTACACACTACACTGTTTGAAATTACTTTCacgttttggtttttttttttcttgaataaaaattagattttgATTGTCAAATAAAGTGAgaggattttaatttttagaatgaGTAAATGTGAGAATGACTATAAtcagaaagagaaaataataaaaatgcagatattttatactttattttcatgttagaCTTTGACACCGTGCCATACTTACCTCACTTTGGCACGCTACAATCCGCCAATGATTCCATTCAAACTTCAGCAAGAGTTTTACGAAACTAGATCAATTCCATAGAAAAAAGCAAGAGAGGGATCAAGTGCcgtaaaagtataaaaataaaaacagccATTGCAGtcgatagtaaaaaaaaaaagaaaaagaaaaaaaaagaaagtgaccTATATTTCACAAAATAACAACATGTGTAAGTGTGATTGGTGGCCGGATAGTTTTTAGAATAATatagataataagaaaataGAACAAGTGGGCTTTTTGAAACCCAGAAACAAGAAATATCCATTCTTATTGTGAAACAAACttcaaaatgataaattaaaagaaaagtgatTAAATTGGTTGAGATGGTAATTTCTTATTTGCTAGGAAGTGTCGAACCAACTGCAGAGCTTGCTTGGGTGTGAAAGTAGGAACTTGATGACCAGCACCTCTTATGGTAACAAAAGTAAGTCCATCGTAAGCAATGGTCCATCCTCCCACCTgtcaaaaaaatgtttcttcatTCATAAGTTTAAACTAAATTTggaatacatatatattttaataagacACAAATTCAGCCTATATTATATTTGGATTAATGAAGAAATCTCAAATGTGATTTTTACCTGCTTGCTGGTATACCAGGGAGTCCAATCTTCGACGATCCCAAGCCCCAACTTTCTAAGAGTGTATCTTGTTGAAGTCACGGGAATTCTTCCATCGGTATCTCCACTTTACAAAGAAAGGAATAAAGTAAATTAGTATATGAAgaattaaatagataattataaaacagaaacaAAGAATAGTACTCTTTTACGATACTGAGCATATAACTAACCATCACTGCTTAAATTTGAACTTTCGAGTTCCGCGAGTTGAATTAGCTAGTTAAAATCAATTAGTTTTCTCTACTTTTCAAAAGGGACTAACAAATATGTTGCAGTAATGTATGTAGTAGTGTATGTGTACCTGTAAACCCAAATGCGAATACCACCAGCAATAAGCTTCTTGATGACAGGAAGCATGGACTGTGGTGCGTCATTCCAAAATGTGATAGTATCGCTATGGACAAGCACAAGATCAGAAAGACatcatcaataataaatatagcACAAATTATGGttgatttaatgatattttcCCATATATAATGTTTACCTAAAATTGAAGTTAATTGAATACATATATAAATGtcataattagaattttttataaaagaaaaacagaaaaatagagAGCATAATAGAAAACGGGATAAAGTTGGAGCAAAACCTGCAGTGAGTCCAGGAATAGGGAATTTTGGTGACATTGGCATGTAATGCCTTTTGGACTTCTGGCCTATTTAGGTACACTTCAGTATAATCGGATGCACAAGGATCATATCCAGCTGGTTTTCTGTGCCACCCATTCTGTTCAAATCAAAATGGTCAACATCATGATCTAGTCTAGgactaaacaaataatttaacctTTCTTCTTAATATTATATTCATTACTTGACTAGTTAATGTGGAATTTGACTGAGACAGTAGAAATTAAGCTCACAATTTTGGAAAAAGTTTGAGGGGCTCTGCCTCTGAGGACATGGGCTAATTTCTTTATGGTGTTGCCGTTGTTGCTGAAACACTTGGGAGTGTACAAGCTATACATATCAATAATGCTATATACATCGAAGTACTTATTGAGTTGATCAATGCAGTCATCTGTTGAATCTGGAAGGctgaaattgcatttggttGTAATGTTATGGTATACTCCATCAGATATCACAGCATGATTCCACGCGTAATCTATCATACCCTTTTGATCTGTTTCGTCGTCCAACAATGCATTTCCAATCTGCACAACCAATGTCATTGTTTGtgtcaaattattaattttggtttCATGTTGTTTCTTTAGGACTTGTGTTGTTGGTTTATTTGTACCTGGACCATGTTTGTTTACCTATGTTACATGAACACAGGTATGATATCGATATCCAATGTAGATATGGGTAAGAAATGTgtcaattttaataaactaaaactataaatatgctaatatatttcttaaataataaatataaaatataaagtatttatagattactacaaaaatatttatgataaaaaaatttaattaacttcaatttttttcttgattttcttgtTCGTGAGGAAGAAAAGAATCTTGACTAATTCGAAGTTGGACTAAGAGATAAGTAAAATTTgatcaaaaattattttcgtcAAGAATCGAACTCGAATAATactcaaataattaaatcttaacTTTAACACATTAACTAGTTGTGTTCAATCAATTTGTTATTCCAATATGATATTTTACAACtaaggaaaataacaaagaaaaattataaaagagacaaaaaaattctataaatttaTCCGGAAATTATCAatgttatgtaaaaaaaaaaaaaaaaaggcatactTAACAACACTCCAAATTGCTAATAATCTTATTAAAGTTATATAATCAGTGGtgtacaacttaaaaaaaaaaaaagaattattgttATGCAACTGTACTCAATGTGTACCTGTATTTGATTATACATATCAGGTACAagtataattgataaactgAGTGCTTCAGAGTCGACGAGAGAATTTTACCATGAATCCTTTGAAGTTAATGTAGTCTTTCTTGGCATGATTGCGATTATTATCGAAAATGAGCTCTGAAAGTTGCGGAACATAGTGCCCTGAAATGTCAAAacaaatcatatttattataaaattgagaAACTAAGGCCCAAATCATATCATATTATCATATACCTTTCGCAAAGAAATGTATGGTGTTTTAGAACATAGCTAGATACATACCTGCATAGCTTTCACCGGAAATGTAGAATTTGTTTGATCTGAATTGTGGAAATCTTCTAAACCACTTGACGATAAAGGTGTGTGAATCTTTAGCTGATGTTGACAAATAAGTGTCATCAATAAATCACATTTACTAAaagcaacataaaaaaaaaaaaagagtacaaATATTTAGATAACAACAACATTTAACGTTACCAGTAATGGTGTCACCAAGTTCACTTATATCATTGCTGGTGTTGGTGTAGGAGAACCCAACTCCAACAGGGGATTCCAAAAACAAAAGATTGGCAGCTGTAGAAATAGAAATCATATTGGTTAAGGATCATTGCTTTTTCTAGCATAGTATTTGTAAAACACATATATTGATGTTTATCATACAAAAATATTGAGTTAAAAAAACTACAAGCATGCTGATAaaggttttagtttttctgtctTGAATGAGCACATTTACCAAATTCACAAATCAACTTTTGGTATGTGGTGAAAAATTACGGGCTATCAATCTAAATTCACCAACCTTTATTCCAAGAATAAGGGTTCAACTTTAGCTTTGGTTGGCTGCTGTCCTGAGGAAAGAAGGGTCCTAGCTCCTCTGCTTCTCCATAACCAATTGAGGAACAACCAGGGCCTGAAAAAATTCATGCATTTTCTTCATATTAATTACAGTAATGAACATTTGTGTCACAATCAATTATCAATTCGTATTGCTAATTGATTTCTATTATTTGTTTAATGCTTAAATTTAGtgcttaatttataatattagaaAACGTGCATTGGACATACTAGGTTACTTAAATCCTCTCCTATTAGTTATTTgaatatcagaaaaaaaaaatatttaaaacaaaagacaTGATTAACTAATCGTaaccattaatttaaaaaaaaaaatgaatgataatatatatacagaCGCGAACACATGtagaatttaaatattaagttaaaaattatatttactcttatattataaattagaatataaacTAAATGTTTAATCatagttttagtctctcaagtattacaattttataattttagtcacTCGTATTTTAATTATGTCAGTTTTGTCATTAGGTATCCAAATGTACGACTCTCGTCCTTCAAATTCCAATTGCGCTAATTGGATTCCTCATATATTACAATTGTACTATTTTagttcattatatatatatatatataacattggtatattaaacaacaatattaaaatCTCACAATTATGATATCTAATAGAGTCAATTGGATCAAATGAAACCCGAGACACTATAATCTCACAATTAAAACTCGGGGATTAAAAGTTACACAATTACATGCagcttgtgctacaacaattttTCCAGTCCAATTAGGTTCTTCATAGTTTTGTTGTTTTCACTCTTAGTATTAATCAATGAAGCTAGCTAGGAGAAAAAGGCAACAGTTGAAAGAGATAAACACAAGAGTGaatactaaataattaaaaacgaTTGCATATATGAGGAGCTAAGTACCTCCATTGAGCCATAGGAGAACAGGTTTGTGTTTTGGTCTGTGAGTGGCCTCGATGAACCAATAGAAGAGTGCTCTTCCATGGGTTTCATTGACAGTGATATAACCAGAATATTGTTTGAACTTCACCGGAGGCTGTCCGGGTAATCCATGCACTCTGTCAGCTTCTTGCTCTGAAACACCTAAAGCTTCTTTGGTTAAACAGATAAGAAGCAGAACATGTAGACCAAGAACATTGCAAATAAATGAAGCCATAACTGATATGATATCTATCCCTTAATTTCTCTCTCTCGACTCAGGTGTGGGGTGCTTtggtttaaataaataatgaatcgACTTGAAAAACAGGGAAGAGTCTGGTGCAGTGCAGGTTGCCAGGTTCTGTTTCTACAACTATTCTCCAAAGCCACGGAGGAACAATGACATCCATGAACAATTTCACTCATCTAAAATGAGTAAGAGCAACAGAACCTGGCAAATTAATCTATGCATGATTTCCCTCATCTAAGAATTTGTTATATATTCCATCAAATCATTCATGTATTAAtgttcaaattaatatattcatgattttattacCTTTTTTTCCAGAAGATTTTATCACTTTCTGTGTAATAGTCATTATTAAGtttgtattaatattttttcttgccttttgttctttgaaaaaaaaattattgtgtatTATGTTGGCTCTATTAAGTAGTTTTTGAAAACAATCGATTCTTTTTTAGAGTTGTTGGATTTTTTATATCACAACTACTAATATGTTAAGTTAATAAAATCCATGTAACGATGGagacaaaattcaaaataaaaaacaagaagtcaagaaaaaaaaattgttagagaacatgtctatttaatattaatatatgatgattgttatattatttaatacaccgatatattttcttattgtatagatttatttatttatttcatatatgtATTGTCTTGGTATCTCttttaccaaaaattaaaaccttGATTCACCATGTTTAAAGAAATTAGCCCCTTTCATTATACTCAACTCTCCTCGGttattttatagattttatCATTAGTTACATagacatttaatttaaaataatatagtttcttataattttaaaactaattgagatttatctagattttttttatgtcaatATATCATTGGTTTAAAGAAATTATACATAAATCTCTTAAGTAAAATATTGAGTTTGagtattataaatgaaaaaaatatgattaagagTAGAAATTCTACTATGTGGTCAATCAATATTTTGTATcaatattatgataaaaaaaagtctcaactttaaattaaataaaatttaataatttattttatatattttatacttaaTAGGGAATTTCTGTTTAGTTAGGAAAAATacatagattttttattttatcttttcaggTTCTTTTTTTTAGGGGTAGGTTTTTCTTTCTTAGACTTTAGGTGTTATAATAGATATTTTtgcataattattaattaacaatttttatttaaaatatatgaaatttaatttctaaaaaattgattatatttgataattcatttttaaatttttttttattgatgaatttgtttttaattggaAATTTATATAGAAATTTTTACTATTGTGTTATAAGTAATTTAGGTATGTTATATAATAGAAgttttacatatttaataattaatattttattttttaaaaaaatatcgaatttaatttataaaataaaatttagaattaattatttatttaaaaggattcatatttaataagaattttatgtttaattaggAACAAATACTTTTAAGTTTGTTATATGATAGAGATGATTGCataattagtaattattattttctttacttaaatatctgaaatttaatttctaaaacaaaatatttaagtcaatatttttttcataaaagtaataaaaaaatttatttatttatttaaaatgtataaatttagttttaaaaaataattatatttaataatttatttaatatattttatatttaataagtgatttatgtttaattggGAAATTATATAGAACTTTTTATTGCgtagttataaataattttagtgtgttttacaATAGATATTTttgcatacacttatttatcaaaatatgtttaattaactattaaaaatgattttgaatattcttatatgattataaataattaaaacatgtttttgtttgacatttttttcttagaaataTGTATAATGGTTACTGAAATATCCTTATTATTaaagttgttaaaaaaatatacaaatgtgTCTAAAATACTGTAGGTATAAATATAACAACTCACACGAAAGTCAAAAAAATAGTGtccaaaaaatattactataatCCATCACATTCCCATGATTATTTTACCCATGATTATTTCTTGTCCCAAAAACATAAATCAAAGGAACATTGAGAGGATTATTGGGCAGTGGATAATAAGATATATATGCTTTTTTACTTACCAGGAGTGGTTATGGTCCCATGTGAATACATAATATCCGCCTCTTTGGtcgaattaaatatttattgaatgtGAGATTATGagttgataagaaaaaaaaatatactcataatttcTCCTCTtgtacattaaaattttatacatcATATCGTTTTAGTCATTACATTTGAGGTAtgatttattttagttcttCATTATATTTTGTCCTTATTTAAAAGCATCTCAACtttcaaaggaaaaaatgtttataaattactcTCAGTCTCAATTCTTGAGTAGTGCATGATATTTTAACGTACGGAAAGATAACCATATAACATCCGggataaaataatttgtgatatatatatatatatataagagaaaaaaattaagttgttataaaaagttttacatattcatttaatcatcatttatcatatatgattaatttatttatttttaaaataattacatttaaatatttaaaggataatTTCTGATTAgagataataaaattattttatactgctAATAGGTagacattaaattttatatatggaTATGATGCAATTCATACTTCAGAAGAGTCTTatgaaataattgaaaattaaaaatagaacacAAGTGGGCTTTTTGAAACCCAGAAACAAGAAATATCCATTCTTAATCAGAAACAAACttcaaaatgataaattaaaagaaaagtgatTAAATTGGTTGAGATGGTAATTTCTTATTTGCTAGGAAGTGTCGAACCAACTGCAGAGCTTGCTTGGGTGTGAAAGTAGGAACTTGATGACCAGCACCTCTTATGGTAACAAAAGTAAGTCCATCGTAAGCAATGGTCCATCCTCCCACCTgtcaaaaaaatgtttcttcataaatttggaatacatatatattttaataagacACAAATTCAGCCTATATTATGTTTGGATTAATGAAGAAATCTCAAATGTGATTTTTACCTGCTTGCTGGTATACCAGGGAGTCCAATCTTCGACG
The nucleotide sequence above comes from Glycine soja cultivar W05 chromosome 11, ASM419377v2, whole genome shotgun sequence. Encoded proteins:
- the LOC114373885 gene encoding serine carboxypeptidase-like 34; this translates as MEEHSSIGPGCSSIGYGEAEELGPFFPQDSSQPKLKLNPYSWNKAANLLFLESPVGVGFSYTNTSNDISELGDTITAKDSHTFIVKWFRRFPQFRSNKFYISGESYAGHYVPQLSELIFDNNRNHAKKDYINFKGFMIGNALLDDETDQKGMIDYAWNHAVISDGVYHNITTKCNFSLPDSTDDCIDQLNKYFDVYSIIDMYSLYTPKCFSNNGNTIKKLAHVLRGRAPQTFSKIVSLISTNGWHRKPAGYDPCASDYTEVYLNRPEVQKALHANVTKIPYSWTHCSDTITFWNDAPQSMLPVIKKLIAGGIRIWVYSGDTDGRIPVTSTRYTLRKLGLGIVEDWTPWYTSKQVGGWTIAYDGLTFVTIRGAGHQVPTFTPKQALQLVRHFLANKKLPSQPI